In Deinococcus proteolyticus MRP, a single genomic region encodes these proteins:
- a CDS encoding GTP-binding protein, producing the protein MSTINFAAREINCKIVYYGPGVAGKTVNLKYVFSKVPEKLRGEMVSLETEDERTLFFDFMPLELGSVQGFKTRFHLYTVPGQVFYNASRKLILRGVDGIVFVADSAPERLRANAESMRNLRENLAEHGVDMATLPIVLQINKRDLPGALPVEVIRSVIDPQKKLPVIEAEAINGKGVFESLKLASKLVLDRLSKTG; encoded by the coding sequence ATGAGTACCATCAATTTCGCTGCGCGTGAAATCAACTGCAAAATCGTCTATTACGGTCCCGGTGTGGCCGGCAAAACCGTGAATCTCAAGTACGTCTTTTCCAAAGTGCCCGAGAAACTGCGCGGCGAGATGGTCAGCCTGGAAACCGAGGACGAGCGCACCCTGTTCTTCGATTTCATGCCGCTGGAGCTGGGCAGCGTGCAGGGGTTCAAGACCCGCTTTCACCTGTACACCGTGCCGGGGCAGGTGTTTTACAACGCCAGCCGCAAGCTGATTCTGCGCGGCGTGGACGGCATCGTGTTCGTGGCCGACTCGGCTCCCGAGCGCCTGCGCGCCAACGCCGAGAGCATGCGCAACCTGCGCGAGAACCTGGCCGAGCACGGCGTGGACATGGCGACGCTGCCCATCGTGCTGCAAATCAACAAGCGCGACCTGCCCGGTGCCCTGCCGGTCGAAGTGATTCGCTCGGTGATTGATCCCCAGAAGAAGCTGCCGGTCATTGAGGCCGAGGCCATCAACGGCAAGGGCGTGTTCGAGTCGCTCAAGCTGGCTTCCAAGCTGGTGCTGGACCGCCTGTCCAAGACCGGCTGA
- a CDS encoding roadblock/LC7 domain-containing protein: MIEPTLALYGDAYERVDRHLEELLKNTGVRYCLLVDRKGFVLSHKEAIWAPRPPALDSVATLVASNAAATSALANMLGEKAFSEQIHQGENGTLYVEAVGEDSLLTLIFDSTVPLGRVKVQTKKAVAEVAAILDELKDAPPVEFDEDFSKGASALLDDLLG; this comes from the coding sequence ATGATTGAACCCACCCTGGCGCTGTACGGCGACGCTTACGAAAGAGTTGACCGACATCTCGAAGAGCTGCTGAAAAATACCGGCGTGCGCTACTGCCTGCTGGTGGACCGCAAGGGCTTCGTGTTGTCTCACAAGGAAGCCATCTGGGCCCCCCGGCCCCCGGCTCTGGACAGCGTGGCTACCCTGGTCGCCAGCAATGCGGCGGCCACCTCTGCGCTGGCCAATATGCTGGGCGAAAAAGCCTTTAGTGAGCAGATTCATCAGGGTGAAAACGGCACGCTTTATGTGGAAGCGGTGGGCGAGGACAGCTTGCTGACCTTGATTTTCGATTCCACCGTGCCGCTGGGCCGGGTCAAAGTACAGACCAAGAAGGCGGTCGCTGAAGTGGCCGCGATTCTGGACGAACTGAAAGACGCCCCGCCCGTGGAATTCGACGAAGACTTCTCCAAAGGCGCCAGTGCTCTGCTGGACGACCTGCTCGGCTAA